One Persicobacter psychrovividus DNA window includes the following coding sequences:
- a CDS encoding MarC family protein — protein sequence MSFNFALEHFSLKEIISVSLILFSIIDIVGSIPIVIDLRQKIGHVQSGKATLVAGGIMILFLFLGENLLGLFGVDVASFAVAGAIILFLMGLEMIMGIELFKTEPSDTGASAIVPIAFPLLAGAGTMTTIISLKTTYLTENILTGILVNLLVVYVVLKSCGWLQKKIGTGGLTILRKVFGIILLAIAIKLFKSNLML from the coding sequence ATGTCTTTTAACTTTGCACTGGAGCACTTTTCTCTCAAAGAGATCATCTCCGTTAGTTTGATTCTTTTCTCGATTATCGATATTGTCGGTTCTATTCCGATTGTTATTGACCTTAGACAAAAAATCGGTCATGTGCAATCAGGGAAAGCAACCCTCGTGGCTGGGGGGATTATGATTCTGTTCTTGTTTTTGGGAGAGAACTTACTGGGGCTCTTCGGGGTAGATGTCGCCTCTTTTGCCGTTGCGGGGGCCATTATTTTGTTTCTTATGGGGCTTGAGATGATTATGGGTATAGAGCTTTTCAAAACGGAACCTTCGGACACCGGAGCTTCTGCCATAGTACCGATCGCTTTTCCTCTTTTGGCAGGTGCCGGAACCATGACCACCATTATTTCACTGAAAACCACCTACCTGACGGAAAACATCCTGACAGGGATCCTGGTCAACTTACTTGTGGTGTATGTCGTTCTGAAATCCTGTGGATGGCTACAAAAAAAGATAGGCACTGGAGGGCTGACGATTTTGCGGAAAGTGTTTGGAATTATTCTACTTGCCATCGCCATTAAACTATTCAAATCCAACTTAATGTTATGA
- the rnhA gene encoding ribonuclease HI yields MSQITVYTDGSSRGNPGPGGYGVVLMFGQHRKELSQGYRKTTNNRMELLAVIVALESIKRPELPVVIHSDSQYVINSIEKGWLWGWVKKGFKGKKNADLWQRFIPAYKRVNDVKLKWVKGHAGIPENERADELATLAADHPPHLIDAGFEQEANTLL; encoded by the coding sequence ATGAGTCAAATAACAGTTTACACTGATGGATCATCGAGAGGAAACCCGGGCCCTGGAGGCTATGGTGTCGTCTTAATGTTTGGTCAGCACAGAAAAGAACTCAGCCAAGGCTATCGAAAAACCACCAATAACCGAATGGAGCTTTTGGCGGTAATTGTTGCTTTGGAGTCTATAAAAAGACCTGAACTACCTGTTGTTATTCACTCCGACTCTCAGTATGTGATTAATTCCATAGAAAAAGGATGGCTCTGGGGATGGGTAAAAAAAGGCTTTAAGGGCAAGAAAAATGCCGACCTTTGGCAACGCTTCATTCCCGCGTACAAGCGGGTAAATGACGTTAAACTGAAGTGGGTGAAAGGGCACGCAGGTATTCCTGAGAACGAACGTGCAGATGAATTGGCAACCCTTGCGGCAGACCATCCACCACACCTAATCGACGCTGGCTTTGAGCAAGAAGCCAACACCTTATTATAA
- a CDS encoding cation diffusion facilitator family transporter translates to MGHHHGHHHHSSQLNGRNLFLTILLNIGITAVQIVVAIFTGSLALLTDAAHNFSDALSIVISWGANRMSQKQPDGHATYGYYRAEILSALINGLALLIIAGVLLYESLLRLISGATGSLNNPLWILAAAAFSVVANGISVLLLHHDAKDSLNIRSAYLHLLTDLMTSIAVIIGAAAMWFFEIYWLDAAIATGISAYLVYSSYPLLKNCYQIIMQISPIEVSPADMITVARQTKGVVSLHDVHLWQMNEHQNMMEAHVVLDDNYDLKTTNIIIDKLKKSLDKKFDLAHITLQPEVLQCPASVFSREYYEEGAIREPQKCDHKHHHH, encoded by the coding sequence ATGGGACATCATCACGGGCATCACCATCACAGCAGTCAACTGAATGGCAGAAACCTCTTCCTGACCATCCTGCTTAATATTGGAATTACCGCTGTACAAATTGTTGTGGCAATATTTACCGGCAGCCTGGCGCTACTCACCGATGCCGCACACAATTTTAGCGACGCACTGTCGATCGTTATCAGCTGGGGAGCCAATCGCATGAGTCAGAAGCAGCCTGATGGTCATGCCACCTATGGTTATTACCGTGCGGAAATTTTATCAGCCCTGATTAACGGTTTAGCCTTACTGATTATTGCTGGGGTGCTGCTTTATGAAAGTCTACTGCGGCTCATCTCGGGCGCGACTGGAAGCCTCAACAACCCTCTTTGGATACTTGCCGCTGCCGCTTTCAGTGTAGTTGCCAATGGCATCAGTGTTTTACTACTCCATCACGACGCCAAAGACAGCCTCAACATCCGGTCGGCTTACCTCCACCTGCTCACCGACCTGATGACCTCCATTGCCGTGATTATCGGTGCGGCTGCCATGTGGTTTTTTGAAATTTACTGGCTTGATGCCGCCATTGCCACGGGCATTTCCGCCTACCTCGTATATTCAAGTTATCCCCTACTGAAAAATTGCTACCAGATTATTATGCAGATCAGCCCAATAGAGGTTTCTCCTGCCGATATGATTACGGTTGCACGGCAAACCAAGGGAGTCGTTTCGTTGCATGATGTCCACCTTTGGCAAATGAACGAGCACCAGAATATGATGGAGGCGCATGTTGTTCTGGATGATAATTACGACCTAAAGACCACCAATATCATCATTGATAAACTCAAAAAGTCCCTCGACAAAAAGTTCGACCTGGCGCACATCACTTTGCAGCCTGAAGTTCTTCAATGTCCGGCGAGTGTATTTTCAAGGGAGTACTATGAAGAAGGCGCCATCCGTGAGCCACAAAAATGCGATCACAAACATCATCATCATTAA
- a CDS encoding alpha/beta hydrolase → MKKLFFVLLIIVAGFSFAEAQELKLPLYQGQVPNALRAPREEIVEKKDGMMKLWKVESPEIAVFFPSRKYATGEAVIICPGGAYHMLAYDLEGTDIASYLVSKGITAIVLKYRLPAAESSKVRWESPLLDAERAVRIVRSQAKEWGLKPDRIGVMGFSAGGHLASTLSTHFSAENPQAKDPVDRFSSRPDFSWLVYPVISFSDALTHMGSRKNLLGQEWNNNDLVHHFSNELQVKEDTPPAILIHGVDDQAVNYKNSMVYFEACQQKGVHAAMFLYPQGAHGFGLAVGQEGLSGWLDQCIAFTRGLPAANEAH, encoded by the coding sequence GTGAAGAAATTATTTTTTGTCTTGCTGATTATCGTCGCCGGCTTTTCGTTTGCCGAAGCCCAGGAATTGAAATTGCCCCTGTATCAGGGCCAGGTGCCCAATGCACTCCGTGCTCCTCGGGAGGAAATTGTGGAGAAAAAAGATGGTATGATGAAACTGTGGAAGGTGGAGTCCCCGGAAATTGCCGTATTCTTTCCATCGAGAAAATATGCCACAGGCGAGGCCGTGATCATTTGCCCCGGAGGTGCCTATCATATGCTGGCTTATGACCTTGAAGGGACTGATATTGCCAGTTATCTGGTTTCGAAAGGCATTACCGCCATCGTCTTAAAATACCGATTGCCTGCGGCCGAAAGTAGTAAGGTAAGATGGGAATCCCCTCTGCTTGATGCAGAACGGGCAGTACGAATAGTGCGCTCACAAGCGAAAGAATGGGGATTGAAACCCGACCGAATTGGGGTGATGGGCTTCTCTGCGGGAGGGCATCTCGCCTCTACGCTCAGTACGCATTTTTCTGCTGAAAATCCACAGGCAAAAGACCCAGTGGACAGGTTTTCTTCCCGACCTGATTTCAGCTGGCTGGTTTATCCTGTTATTTCATTTTCCGACGCCCTGACCCATATGGGCTCACGGAAAAATTTGCTCGGGCAAGAGTGGAACAATAACGATTTGGTGCACCATTTCAGCAATGAATTACAGGTGAAGGAGGATACTCCACCGGCGATTTTAATTCATGGTGTAGATGACCAAGCGGTGAATTACAAGAACAGCATGGTGTATTTTGAGGCTTGTCAGCAAAAGGGAGTGCATGCTGCAATGTTTCTGTATCCGCAGGGTGCGCATGGGTTTGGTCTGGCGGTCGGACAGGAAGGGCTCTCGGGCTGGCTCGACCAGTGTATTGCTTTCACCCGAGGCTTGCCCGCAGCCAATGAGGCACATTGA
- the aspA gene encoding aspartate ammonia-lyase produces the protein MEYRIEHDLLGEKQVPADAYYGIQTLRAIENFHISGVKVNMFPLYIRALAAVKMGAAKANHNLGLLPKEIKKAIVQACEETMDGQLDDHFPIDLIQGGAGTSTNMNINEVIANRALEIMGHEKGQYEFCHPNNHVNMAQSTNDAYPTAIKIALQWMNEELVKELQLLIKSFRKKGEEFTNVIKMGRTQLQDAVPMTLGQEFEAFAATLEEEVTRLNTNAALFREIAMGATAIGTGINADPEYPDKVVKHLRKITGLELVKATNFIEATPDTGAFVIYSGTVKRLGVKLSKICNDLRLLSSGPRTGFNEINLPPMQPGSSIMPGKVNPVIPEVVNQICFIVFGNDLTVTFASEAGQLQLNVMEPVIVRSLFENIQMLRRGMESLRTNCVDGITANVEHCKEMVLNSIGIVTALNPILGYEISSSLAKEALKTNGSIYKLVLERGLIPKDELDQILSPENMVKPHHLDRIEEENDDN, from the coding sequence ATGGAATATAGAATTGAACACGATCTGCTTGGGGAAAAACAAGTACCCGCAGATGCCTACTACGGTATACAGACCCTCAGAGCCATTGAGAACTTCCATATCTCAGGCGTAAAAGTAAATATGTTCCCACTTTACATTCGTGCTTTAGCGGCTGTAAAAATGGGTGCAGCAAAGGCGAATCATAACCTTGGATTACTCCCGAAGGAAATAAAAAAAGCAATTGTTCAGGCATGTGAAGAAACCATGGATGGTCAGTTGGATGATCACTTCCCGATCGACCTGATTCAGGGCGGAGCGGGGACTTCTACCAACATGAACATCAATGAAGTAATTGCCAATCGTGCCTTGGAGATTATGGGGCATGAGAAAGGGCAATATGAATTCTGCCACCCGAACAACCATGTTAACATGGCGCAATCGACTAACGATGCCTACCCTACGGCCATCAAGATTGCCCTGCAGTGGATGAACGAAGAGCTGGTAAAAGAACTTCAGTTGCTGATAAAATCCTTCCGCAAGAAGGGGGAAGAGTTCACCAACGTTATCAAGATGGGGCGTACCCAGTTGCAGGATGCCGTACCGATGACCCTTGGGCAGGAGTTTGAAGCATTTGCCGCAACACTTGAGGAAGAGGTTACCCGCCTGAATACGAACGCCGCCCTTTTCAGAGAAATTGCGATGGGAGCAACAGCGATTGGTACAGGTATAAATGCCGATCCGGAATATCCTGATAAAGTGGTGAAGCATTTGCGAAAAATCACAGGACTTGAGTTGGTAAAAGCCACCAACTTTATTGAGGCAACACCAGACACGGGCGCATTCGTCATTTATTCAGGAACAGTAAAACGCCTTGGGGTAAAACTTTCCAAAATCTGTAACGACCTCCGCTTGCTTTCTTCTGGTCCGCGTACAGGGTTTAACGAGATCAACTTGCCGCCAATGCAGCCGGGCTCCTCGATTATGCCTGGTAAGGTAAACCCGGTTATTCCTGAGGTGGTGAATCAGATTTGCTTCATTGTATTCGGAAATGACTTGACGGTGACCTTTGCTTCAGAGGCCGGACAATTACAGCTGAATGTGATGGAACCGGTGATTGTTAGATCATTGTTTGAAAATATTCAGATGTTACGCAGAGGGATGGAATCCTTACGCACCAATTGCGTGGATGGCATTACCGCAAACGTTGAGCACTGCAAGGAAATGGTGTTAAATTCAATTGGTATTGTTACGGCGCTGAACCCCATTCTCGGTTACGAGATCTCCTCATCGTTAGCAAAAGAAGCACTGAAAACCAATGGATCGATCTACAAGCTGGTCCTTGAAAGAGGCTTAATCCCTAAGGACGAACTCGACCAGATCCTATCTCCTGAGAATATGGTAAAACCTCATCACCTTGACCGGATCGAAGAGGAAAACGATGATAATTAA
- a CDS encoding aminotransferase class V-fold PLP-dependent enzyme: MYTFSPGPSAVHAQLPQYFQEAFDTGILSMNHRSPEFIAMNKELQEVIRCKLEIPADYVVMFSSSATECWENIAQSIQPQRSLHFYNGAFGEKWASYHEQICGEERTLKAPYEVEEMPDFEAYKSEKPDLVCLTHNETSNATQLPENSLHLVRRHYPEALIALDATSSMAGLRLPFNQADIWYASVQKCFGLPAGMSVIILSPKAQERALATANSHYNALGSMIKQAEKFQTTHTPNVSNIYLLLRTLQDSEHIAVTDDRLHAQWLQWKNFLSENGYELLVKNELIQSKTVLAIKGQPEEIREIKAKAKAAGILLGNGYGAWKDSSFRIANFPAIPLTGIQALQQFLSK; encoded by the coding sequence ATGTACACTTTTTCACCAGGTCCTTCAGCGGTGCACGCGCAGCTGCCCCAATACTTTCAGGAGGCTTTCGATACTGGTATTTTAAGCATGAACCACCGCAGCCCGGAGTTTATTGCCATGAATAAAGAGCTTCAGGAGGTGATTCGTTGTAAGCTTGAAATCCCTGCGGATTATGTGGTGATGTTCTCCTCCTCGGCAACGGAATGCTGGGAAAATATTGCGCAGAGTATTCAGCCCCAACGGAGCCTGCACTTTTACAATGGTGCTTTTGGTGAAAAATGGGCCAGCTACCATGAGCAGATTTGTGGGGAAGAGCGCACGCTAAAAGCGCCTTATGAGGTAGAAGAGATGCCCGATTTTGAGGCTTATAAAAGTGAAAAACCCGATTTGGTTTGCCTGACACACAATGAAACCAGCAATGCAACACAACTGCCGGAAAACAGCCTGCATTTGGTTCGTCGCCATTACCCTGAAGCACTGATCGCCCTGGATGCCACAAGCTCCATGGCTGGTTTGCGCCTGCCATTTAATCAGGCAGATATCTGGTATGCTTCTGTACAAAAATGCTTTGGTTTGCCGGCAGGGATGAGCGTGATTATTCTTTCTCCCAAAGCGCAGGAGCGTGCGCTGGCCACTGCTAACAGTCACTATAATGCCCTGGGGAGCATGATTAAACAAGCGGAAAAATTTCAGACAACCCACACGCCGAATGTCAGTAACATTTATCTGTTGTTGCGTACGCTGCAGGACAGTGAGCATATTGCCGTTACTGATGACCGACTGCATGCGCAATGGTTACAATGGAAAAATTTCCTGAGTGAAAATGGTTATGAGTTGCTGGTCAAAAATGAACTGATACAATCTAAAACAGTGCTTGCCATTAAAGGGCAGCCGGAAGAAATTCGCGAGATCAAAGCCAAAGCCAAAGCCGCAGGTATTTTGCTGGGCAATGGCTATGGCGCCTGGAAAGACAGCAGCTTTCGCATCGCCAATTTCCCTGCCATTCCTCTCACAGGAATCCAGGCTTTACAGCAGTTTTTGTCGAAATAA
- a CDS encoding aspartate kinase: MKVFKFGGASIKDAHAVKNMTAIIADHQQGDLLVVVSAMGKMTNALERVVAAAWDKSADWATEWAVCTEFHEQMLGDLFADKAHQAYGIVRNLLEQAEQLLTEDWSDKHQMYDAVVSYGELLSSAILNQYLKASGIKSCWMDARKVIKTDDRFQEARISWGMTEQRVLADVPQLLAAGVVMTQGFIGSSGMGATTTLAREGSDFSAAIFGNILDAESVTIWKDVPGILNADPKRVSDTIKFEEISYQEAAEMTFYGASVIHPKTIKPLADKNIPLLVRSFEDPQASGTTIGRGVDTKKIPNIIFKDHQCLMTFSVRDLAFLNENNLSIIFHLLDKHSVKINMLQSTALSLSICFDNRLDRVQKLIDALEGDFKIAYQEDLQLITLRNYTPELKRKYLSVAEVVTEQRTPTTFQLVTK, encoded by the coding sequence ATGAAGGTTTTTAAGTTTGGAGGGGCCTCTATTAAAGATGCTCATGCGGTAAAAAATATGACCGCAATTATTGCTGATCATCAGCAAGGCGACTTGTTGGTGGTGGTGTCGGCAATGGGGAAAATGACCAATGCACTCGAGCGGGTGGTGGCTGCTGCTTGGGATAAATCAGCCGACTGGGCGACTGAATGGGCTGTCTGTACCGAGTTTCATGAGCAGATGCTGGGCGATTTGTTTGCTGATAAAGCACATCAGGCCTATGGAATTGTTCGAAACTTATTGGAGCAGGCGGAGCAATTGCTCACCGAAGACTGGAGCGATAAGCATCAAATGTATGATGCCGTTGTCAGTTATGGGGAGTTGCTCAGTTCAGCGATACTGAATCAGTACCTGAAGGCTTCAGGGATTAAATCGTGCTGGATGGACGCCCGAAAAGTGATCAAGACTGATGACCGGTTTCAGGAAGCGCGAATTTCCTGGGGCATGACCGAGCAGCGGGTGTTGGCAGACGTTCCGCAGTTGCTTGCTGCGGGGGTGGTGATGACTCAGGGTTTCATTGGTTCAAGTGGCATGGGCGCAACCACGACACTTGCCCGTGAGGGGTCAGATTTTTCTGCGGCGATTTTCGGAAATATTCTTGATGCGGAATCGGTAACGATTTGGAAAGATGTGCCAGGCATTCTGAATGCGGACCCAAAGCGGGTGTCGGATACTATTAAGTTTGAAGAAATCTCCTATCAGGAAGCTGCGGAGATGACTTTTTACGGGGCATCGGTCATTCACCCAAAGACGATCAAGCCATTGGCAGACAAAAATATTCCTCTGCTGGTACGTTCTTTTGAAGACCCACAGGCGTCGGGCACCACTATAGGCCGGGGAGTGGACACAAAAAAAATCCCCAATATTATTTTCAAGGATCACCAATGCCTGATGACCTTCAGTGTGCGTGATTTAGCCTTTTTAAATGAGAATAATCTGTCGATAATTTTTCACCTGCTGGATAAACACAGTGTTAAGATAAATATGCTGCAAAGTACCGCACTGAGTTTGAGTATCTGTTTTGATAACCGACTGGATCGTGTTCAAAAACTGATCGATGCATTGGAGGGAGATTTTAAAATTGCTTATCAGGAAGATTTACAATTGATTACGCTTAGGAATTATACACCTGAATTAAAAAGGAAGTACCTTTCGGTAGCGGAGGTGGTTACTGAACAGCGAACCCCGACAACCTTTCAGTTGGTAACGAAGTAA
- the fbp gene encoding class 1 fructose-bisphosphatase, protein MSFKKFDFEVGLPLDRFIKKKQDDFPYATGELSQLLRDIALAGKLVNLAISKSGLLGIEGAMGKNNVQGEAQQHLDVIANDRFINALKNGGEVAGIISEEEDNIIKVNCDGKYIVAIDPLDGSSNIDVNVSIGTIFSIYRRKSEIGGKVTKEDVLQSGNQQVAAGYLLYGSSSMLVFTTGAGVYGFTYEPSIGEFFLSHNNIQIPEKETYYSVNEGSYFNFDDSIRQYIDQCKKSGISARYIGSLVADFHRNLLKGGIYFYPRTKSYPEGKLRLCYECNALAFLVEQAGGMASNGQQRILDIKPESMHQRCPMYIGNKSMVEEVISLINEVATP, encoded by the coding sequence ATGTCATTTAAAAAATTTGACTTTGAGGTAGGATTGCCTCTCGACCGTTTCATCAAGAAAAAACAAGACGATTTCCCCTATGCCACTGGGGAGCTCTCGCAACTCCTCCGCGACATTGCCCTTGCGGGCAAGCTCGTTAACCTGGCCATCAGCAAATCTGGCCTTTTGGGCATTGAGGGCGCAATGGGCAAAAACAATGTGCAGGGAGAAGCCCAGCAACACCTTGATGTGATTGCCAACGACCGGTTCATCAATGCACTGAAGAACGGTGGCGAAGTGGCGGGTATTATTTCTGAAGAAGAAGACAATATCATTAAGGTAAACTGCGATGGCAAGTACATTGTGGCTATTGATCCTCTTGATGGCTCTTCCAATATTGATGTTAATGTCTCAATTGGCACCATTTTCTCCATTTATCGCCGCAAGTCGGAAATTGGAGGAAAGGTTACGAAAGAAGATGTGCTGCAGAGCGGGAATCAACAAGTAGCCGCAGGATATCTGCTTTACGGATCCTCCTCTATGCTGGTATTTACAACAGGTGCGGGAGTGTATGGCTTCACTTATGAACCATCGATTGGCGAATTCTTCCTTTCCCACAACAACATTCAAATCCCTGAAAAGGAAACTTATTACTCTGTGAATGAGGGCTCGTATTTCAATTTCGATGACAGCATTCGCCAATATATCGATCAGTGCAAAAAATCGGGAATTTCTGCACGGTACATCGGCTCGTTGGTGGCGGATTTCCACCGTAATTTACTCAAAGGCGGAATTTACTTCTACCCAAGAACGAAGAGCTACCCTGAAGGAAAATTAAGACTCTGCTATGAGTGCAACGCACTGGCATTTTTGGTGGAACAGGCCGGGGGCATGGCCTCCAATGGGCAACAGCGAATTTTGGATATCAAACCTGAGAGCATGCATCAGCGATGCCCTATGTATATCGGAAATAAAAGCATGGTAGAAGAGGTCATTAGCCTGATAAATGAAGTCGCTACCCCTTAA
- a CDS encoding site-specific tyrosine recombinase: MNWQYYIDSFKNYLRLDRRMADNTTEAYLRDLYKLEEFGRLRNWNIGPTEVSEVQLHDFLEYLGELGMSTYTQARMLSGVKAFYRFLRFENEIEIDPCSRIDSIKLKRNPPEVLNIDEINQLMDAIDLSTPEGPRNLAILETLYSSGLRVSELINLKVNDIHRDIGFLRIHGKGNKDRLVPIGKPALKNIDFYLEEIRPAVNVKPNNEDYVFLNRRGAKLTRVMIFTIIKRLAQAIGMKKAVGPHTFRHSFATHLIEGGADLIAVQEMLGHESVTTTEIYTHLDQTYLKQIITEYHPRS; the protein is encoded by the coding sequence ATGAACTGGCAGTATTATATCGACTCATTTAAAAATTACCTCCGTCTGGATCGACGGATGGCAGACAATACCACCGAAGCCTACCTGCGGGACCTCTATAAATTGGAGGAATTCGGGCGCTTGCGGAACTGGAATATTGGCCCTACGGAAGTGTCAGAGGTGCAATTGCATGATTTTTTGGAGTATCTTGGCGAGTTGGGGATGTCAACTTACACCCAGGCGAGAATGCTATCGGGGGTGAAAGCTTTTTATCGCTTCTTGCGTTTTGAAAATGAAATTGAGATTGACCCTTGTTCAAGAATCGACAGTATCAAGCTGAAGCGGAACCCTCCAGAGGTTTTGAATATCGATGAAATCAATCAGTTGATGGACGCCATCGACCTAAGTACTCCAGAGGGACCCCGAAATCTTGCCATCCTGGAAACCCTTTACAGTTCAGGCCTGCGTGTGAGTGAACTGATTAACCTCAAGGTAAATGATATTCATCGCGATATTGGTTTTTTGCGGATTCACGGTAAGGGTAACAAAGACCGCTTGGTGCCCATCGGAAAACCTGCACTGAAGAATATCGATTTTTATTTGGAAGAAATTCGTCCTGCGGTAAATGTAAAGCCAAACAATGAAGATTATGTGTTTCTTAACCGTCGGGGGGCAAAGCTGACCCGGGTGATGATCTTCACGATTATTAAGCGCCTTGCGCAGGCAATTGGCATGAAGAAGGCTGTCGGGCCCCATACTTTCCGCCATAGTTTTGCCACACACCTGATTGAAGGTGGGGCTGACCTGATTGCCGTTCAGGAGATGCTTGGTCATGAGTCTGTAACTACTACGGAGATTTATACACACCTTGATCAGACCTATCTGAAGCAAATTATTACAGAATATCACCCTCGTAGTTAG
- the aroQ gene encoding type II 3-dehydroquinate dehydratase: MNILILNGPNLNLLGVREKTIYGDQSFEDYFKELKSKFEEIELEYFQSNHEGAIIDKIHEVGFSFDGIILNAGAYTHTSVAIADAISAVNTPVIEVHLSNVHKREPFRHKSYLSPVCKGVIAGFGMDSYRLALAHFIK, from the coding sequence ATGAACATCCTCATACTTAACGGCCCGAACCTGAACCTTTTGGGCGTCCGAGAAAAAACCATTTATGGTGATCAGAGCTTCGAAGACTATTTTAAAGAATTAAAATCAAAATTTGAAGAAATTGAGCTGGAATACTTTCAATCTAACCACGAAGGGGCTATCATTGACAAAATTCACGAAGTTGGCTTCTCTTTTGATGGTATCATCCTGAATGCCGGCGCCTACACCCATACTTCCGTCGCCATCGCTGATGCCATTAGTGCGGTCAACACCCCAGTGATTGAGGTACACCTATCGAATGTGCACAAGCGAGAGCCTTTCCGCCACAAAAGCTATCTTTCCCCTGTTTGCAAAGGGGTCATTGCAGGATTTGGAATGGACAGTTACCGTTTGGCACTGGCACACTTCATCAAGTAA
- a CDS encoding porin has protein sequence MKQPAVFLFFISLFFCEHTKAQDATNDYVEQTPNSLLLGPQFKQKHNGYILLQSSFNLMSGPEYPQGSSFSINQLRIQFNGEIIPGLEYDVRQRLNEPSPTENLDNSSLATDWAYLTYTFQNNLFITVGKQWAAYGGFEFDATPTDIYKYSQMVWWKEAFLTGINLGYRYKEQEINFQVTNGHTATIESFYGNLPEGFTPAAHPLHYAVNWNGGLFNHLIDTRWSYAVTQEGEEEFTQYLVLGTKLNQPFWQLSVDYHLSAEDLDRTWFASALMPEDHAVLRDTRYQSTLARLDVQPAERWNLFYQMAYTDTYSYDASLGENKGWMYTSQVQQMGVEFQPIKEQPLKLFATYIHEKDLKSEFLNSPTAINKNLMIGFLYKWNIY, from the coding sequence ATGAAGCAACCAGCCGTTTTCCTCTTTTTTATTTCGCTGTTTTTTTGCGAGCACACTAAGGCGCAAGATGCCACCAACGATTACGTTGAGCAAACCCCTAATTCCTTGCTTTTAGGGCCACAGTTCAAGCAAAAGCACAATGGTTATATTCTGTTGCAAAGCAGCTTCAACTTGATGTCTGGTCCTGAATACCCACAGGGATCATCGTTTAGCATTAATCAACTCAGAATTCAGTTTAACGGTGAAATTATCCCCGGTTTGGAGTATGACGTTCGCCAAAGACTTAACGAGCCTTCACCAACTGAAAACCTCGATAACTCCTCACTGGCAACAGACTGGGCGTACCTGACCTACACCTTTCAGAATAATCTATTTATTACTGTTGGTAAACAATGGGCGGCTTACGGAGGGTTTGAATTTGATGCAACCCCAACAGATATTTACAAATACAGCCAAATGGTATGGTGGAAAGAGGCTTTCCTTACGGGGATTAATCTGGGCTACAGATACAAGGAACAGGAAATTAACTTTCAGGTCACCAATGGGCATACAGCAACGATAGAGTCTTTTTACGGTAACCTTCCGGAAGGCTTTACCCCTGCCGCCCATCCGCTACATTATGCGGTGAACTGGAATGGCGGACTTTTCAACCATTTAATAGACACCCGTTGGAGTTATGCGGTAACGCAGGAAGGCGAAGAAGAATTTACACAATACCTGGTACTGGGCACCAAGCTGAATCAGCCCTTCTGGCAGCTTTCTGTAGATTATCATTTATCTGCAGAAGACCTTGACAGAACCTGGTTTGCCTCAGCCCTGATGCCTGAGGATCATGCCGTTTTAAGGGACACTCGGTATCAATCAACTTTGGCTCGATTAGATGTACAGCCTGCAGAAAGATGGAATTTATTCTATCAGATGGCCTATACAGACACCTATTCCTATGATGCTTCATTAGGAGAAAACAAAGGTTGGATGTACACCTCGCAGGTTCAGCAAATGGGAGTGGAATTTCAGCCTATCAAAGAACAGCCTTTAAAGTTGTTTGCCACTTATATTCATGAAAAAGACCTCAAAAGTGAATTCCTGAATTCCCCAACAGCTATCAATAAAAACTTAATGATAGGATTTCTATATAAATGGAACATCTATTAA